A single region of the Plasmodium malariae genome assembly, chromosome: 7 genome encodes:
- the PmUG01_07021800 gene encoding conserved Plasmodium protein, unknown function: MHNSPKTEIIKSNFNFFGSFYSKYAKKKNSHNNRNNSNNSSNSSNSNTRNNSNNSNNDSYNNDLTTNEKSTANENLQNRKHLFGSSKKKDLTIYDNELYAENDEQDLDSNSNNNNKNNSSNKNNRSNKNNSNKNNSNKNNSINKNNSNKINSNSNNSNSNNSNSNNNHNGNSNSNNNSNSNNNNSNRNCYNCVKLFYDNNALFESDLKNGSSLLDKNYFTLSRSSILPAEEYLTCSRNQKMDERIYDNDEYMNNLNNTFHDTSTQNKNIDNVSNLLDSFHNLEYNDDYDTFDIFGINKPLSKKENFTTFGGKGGECTVEYKQGEGEKGEAKEVVKEVAKEEAREEEDGWGKRRKKKIGQSQEREGEGQRNEMIKDPKGEKKGKEKHIEGKENMEEEDLEGKEKVEEKFGKNFGKKEKEEGNIEKATYDENMFYYEKFLLKNFFSKISKFISTNDEGVGEGEGKGEKEGKGEAEGEEQKGKENEDTFINFNNRHESLNSYNSPYEIKEYFDSKIISSNRNYHKNRDNCDSHDNQGNQNMRNIRKMLKNPTDRYRSSARERYDKWENYSVITNKSKYEANAKYRKNDYLINGQHDRDDKNAPLQRKNMQKVNNKKYPEESKSDQNSVRSYSYMKSIDKTNEDSFSNFGIKNVLPRSYRVLPKGEGYGGVGVDDDRGVGRGGRDVDNDRDMGDGIGKILNNGSPRGIHSVNPRKDRRRGATNSSNKRDYYLDDHINDKEKFRKHMKYFSNDNYYLNNVGTSDICRNKEYMQKCYSMLHTIPKMEKENVCVSDDNYDSNSVPPLKKNNLDIENSLFNEKDIIRGCATNSSVMLSKRNYFHNKLNYDNTESCKIGIKKGKNCVNYSFTKNCIFNDELNNTINKSRHKRSPECSEEFIYNTGGSKHSNHCISDIYHDNSRNNMSDNKIGGSKINGSINGGGSTDSPHLNNIMIKKRTFKRKCDEMCKISKKYDLFHDYSLFNSDKQIYDYNKELNIMNGRNSECTCYDSGNDKLKKSVFKSLYREKGNHEHLYENGDVDADVDADVDAEVDVDAEVDADEEINEQVNEDVPFLFPSYNRSNIPKFQKNRRKYFNIFNNTSFDYNSDDNLDYSADFSLNHNNDYDWKHLFNRRYNKDRRYLYSNEMKLKRNFSDCRKNIEEEHVPVMRNLEKTKFKNMSQGKNNIWNKFFKKESRNIGKNNYENVRRKDFYQNSLMSTYFDTKLKDNNINGKKSSILTDHNVNLFKGTFRSLPNINSLNEHIWNNKYSGHNDSANNDSANNDSGHNDSANNDSANNDSGHNDSANNDSANNDSGHNDSANNYSANNDNSNNNNTDAHYYRSKHKSGELFSLKNVRDDFSYHRYNNIPSSPTGIPSSSSSAAAVTRMGNATSDCHMMSRQKVSVCKKIEIVKKNEVNSKRKLIDHLRTNVLLNKYFQQFNNSVFQNNDNNISNSTGSNIGNNIISRTTNNMGNRVSYRTTNNAGNRIGSSASSNASSNASINKVFNNYNSSNYSSKNFRESPSKFYGFDKMSKIRNLKTQNEIINFHEVEKNNSTMLGLLPLEKKNRKFSDRNNVVSWRNCNNNNGIISGNICNDGGNICKGKMNENKYIIYKKLNNGNKNKKFMNNIIDLDDLYGKNGALYEQSSDYDRKKEKMMKNKNAILNFYNEIGNRDRSVNPILSLEKKKDDQMVSYIIDVEKAYENKYLLYDDDNCAINRRNNFNLNGAMNSNMRITMNSSVKNSVNNHINSSINKCINSCVNNNINSTICNNINSDSISCVHLEKRKNEKKKFNVVHDLNRGGRGEHIMYNDHKRMIENYKESTFKAHAQNLSSTSLKYKKVNKFYIQERRMNSNIAQRCPNKNIKKSTMFYKYDIHHRNDVRDDISDDESLSGSINASDDRSSDDGRDGKKCFPQYKYLKCNDALGKKNTHGNLLHCSKKKIEEMSDKENEYYMYNKYNFSAKKNKNNKYNYSYNYNDNTLCNKNELEKISQIENIISKKMKLGKISGAQRGNSKKRTTSTTNNNNDDDDDSNNNINNNNDNIKSYNSNRNRNNYNGNNYSNNYGNNYGNNHSNNYSNNYSNNYSCDNNNNSNNNNEDDESDIYNNIEFDRIKVHNILAGTINLENKDESIINNILELERRKYTINCIMEKLRRRENDIEYISDIEKEIKNKMNANIYDLYSDKTTYNIYNTKMCVNYFLEEKMHSQENKEFIKNFFVEKKNTKNIYFMQVFKKNKNKDKKNGKKKNLCFPNGKDHTNNGIEENASSKEKAEEEQIGTAKQQQNGGKSDRQQNNGISEEEKLSLSAASSSCSAAVNQLLEVEGESYKENTIVGKKEAKEAKELGESEKIGDTEDITSNTREGKEIDGGKYNSENKMNYFNYKINFIKHKFYIFEKDENKKEDSNNLISNINDQVEKNTDENLDLLVDDSVNNFSQNEKCLKEQNEEIKVTYTGEEEAEWKGTCQKVEQERKQLGEEMTNVHSNLAKIGQGGVGEGVREGGSNYEELDYEDEQYNLIEDVIGIDKELDEKKRDTDPSSEFEEQDMNEDIVEANGGNLKIFGKLRNLEKLENIENDKHKFVHFPMQEHIYAVRKNEESYIHMGDEDEEDDIDEYDDEDDDEDEEEEEDEEEEEEDEEDEEKNENGNKNEDDNDNEKEIKINKETVKQEIVNVEGQQNGVAVDVEEGTKPKEQKNIFTEEKQLTVKKECEEGNEDNVVAKGKEVKGIENNVYSCIDCDEVEIEKQEQKQEQKQKKKNGEDDMKEEDKEQKKIEEVIEIFEEEQNQKKGNFKIKVEDEFEEVIEKRSCTKYKDKHTNRIKNYYNYEDLKKEYEEKQYSNNTNNNSRGSIIRCKKEECYEEDDDIEEVYNNYKHFFEKNNFKKDLIHRSNDRSSNNNNNGNSNQSISINNNNTFFTQKESFGKNTTCTPSSSLGNINGKNILIKDMLHENNQYVHDYCDIEDSLKYKMLGQKQKYRIEKIKKKIKKNKKLTKEDFKVLSELLHHKFLLNEINAIGNYQVSYKNYFDILELEEYKLRKDILNMYCECLSIGLTTQEKEFLTEFQLLMPDVNIMDDKNILYILRHSKNEKKCVFKYFLEKKDKL, translated from the coding sequence ATGCATAACTCACCAAAAactgaaataataaaaagcaattttaatttttttgggTCATTTTATTCCAagtatgcaaaaaaaaaaaacagtcaTAACAACAGAAATAACAGCAATAACAGTAGCAACAGCAGTAACAGCAATACCAgaaataatagcaataacaGCAATAATGACAGTTATAATAATGATCTAACTACGAATGAGAAATCAACGGCAAATGAAAATTTGCAAAACAGAAAGCACCTTTTTGGAtcgagtaaaaaaaaagatctCACAATCTATGATAATGAATTGTATGCAGAGAATGATGAACAAGACTTAGACTCAAACAGcaacaacaataataaaaataatagcagtaataaaaataatagaagtaataaaaataatagtaataaaaataatagtaataaaaataatagtattaataaaaataatagtaataaaattaatagcaatagtaataatagcaatagtaataatagcaatagtaataataatcataatggtaatagtaacagtaacaacaacagtaatagtaacaataataatagcaatagaAACTGTTATAACTGtgtgaaattattttatgacaATAATGCACTGTTTGAAAGTGACCTAAAAAATGGTAGCAGCTTATTAGATAAGAACTATTTTACATTATCACGGTCATCTATATTACCAGCAGAGGAATATTTAACTTGTTCAAGAAACCAAAAAATGGATGAAAGAATATACGACAATGATGAATacatgaataatttaaataacacTTTTCATGATACCTCAacgcaaaataaaaatatagataatgTTTCTAATTTACTAGACTCCTTTCATAATTTAGAATATAATGATGATTATGACACCTTTGACATATTTGGCATAAATAAGCCTTTgtcaaaaaaggaaaatttcaCAACGTTTGGAGGTAAAGGGGGGGAATGTACCGTTGAGTATAAACAAGGGGAGGGAGAAAAGGGAGAAGCAAAAGAAGTGGTAAAAGAGGTGGCAAAGGAAGAGGCAAGAGAAGAAGAAGATGGATggggaaaaagaagaaaaaaaaaaataggtcAGTCTCAAGAGAGAGAAGGAGAAGGGCAGAGAAATGAAATGATAAAAGATCCAAAAGgagagaaaaaaggaaaggaaaaacacatagaaggaaaagaaaatatggaAGAGGAAGATTTAGAAGGGAAAGAAAAAGTAGAAgaaaaatttggaaaaaattttggtaaaaaagaaaaggaagaaggTAATATTGAAAAAGCCACATATGATGAAAACATGTTTTACTATGAGAaattcttattaaaaaattttttttcgaaaatttcaaaatttatatcaACTAATGATGAAGGAGTAGGAGAGGGTGAGGGAAAGGGAGAAAAGGAAGGGAAAGGGGAAGCAGAAGGAGaagaacaaaaaggaaaagaaaatgaggacacatttataaatttcaaCAATCGACATGAAAGCCTGAATTCGTACAATTCTCCTTACGAGATAAAGGAATATTTCGACAGTAAAATAATTAGCAGCAATCGAAACTATCACAAAAACAGAGACAACTGTGACAGCCACGACAACCAGGGAAATCAGAATATGCGCAACATTCGAAAGATGTTAAAAAATCCTACTGATAGATATAGAAGTAGCGCAAGGGAAAGATACGACAAATGGGAAAACTACTCTgttataacaaataaatccAAATACGAGGCAAATGCTAAATATAGGAAGAATGATTACTTGATAAATGGACAACATGATAGAGATGATAAAAATGCCCCTCTCCAAAGAAAGAATATgcaaaaagtaaataataaaaaatatccaGAGGAAAGTAAAAGCGACCAGAACTCTGTTAGAAGCTATTCATATATGAAAAGTATAGACAAAACGAATGAAGATTCGTTTAGCAATTTTGGTATCAAGAATGTTTTACCAAGGAGCTATCGAGTTTTACCTAAGGGAGAGGGTTACGGGGGGGTAGGAGTGGACGATGATAGGGGGGTTGGTAGAGGTGGCAGAGATGTTGACAATGACAGAGATATGGGTGATGGTATTGGAAAGATACTGAACAATGGTAGTCCGAGAGGTATCCACAGTGTGAACCCAAGGAAGGATCGAAGAAGGGGAGCTACAAACAGTTCAAATAAAAGAGATTATTATTTAGACGACCATATAAATGACAAGGAAAAGTTTAGAAaacatatgaaatatttttcaaatgataattattatttaaataatgtagGTACTTCTGATATTTGTCGTAATAAAGAATACATGCAGAAATGTTATTCAATGTTACACACCATAccaaaaatggaaaaagaaaatgtatgTGTTAGTGATGACAATTATGATAGTAATAGTGTACCACcattaaagaaaaacaatTTAGATATAGAAAACTCTTTGTTCAATGAGAAAGATATCATAAGAGGTTGTGCTACTAACAGTTCTGTCATGTTatcaaaaagaaattattttcataacaaattaaattatgaCAATACTGAATCGTGTAAAATAGGCATTAAGAAAGGGAAGAACTGTgttaattattcatttacaaaaaattgtatttttaatgacgagttaaataatactattaaTAAAAGCAGGCATAAGAGAAGCCCAGAATGTTCAGAggagtttatatataatactggAGGAAGTAAACACAGCAACCACTGTATTAGCGACATTTACCATGATAATAGTCGTAACAATATGAGCGACAATAAAATAGGAGgtagtaaaataaatggtAGTATTAACGGAGGGGGTAGTACTGACAGTCcacatttaaataatattatgattaAAAAGAGAACATTTAAAAGGAAGTGTGACGAAATGTGCAAGATAAGTAAGAAATATGACCTTTTCCATGATTATAGCTTATTTAACAGCGATAAGCAAATTTATGATTACAATAAGGAACTAAATATAATGAACGGAAGGAACTCGGAATGCACGTGTTATGATTCGGGAAATGATAAGTTAAAGAAAAGTGTTTTTAAGAGCCTATATAGGGAAAAAGGTAATCATGAgcatttatatgaaaatggGGATGTTGATGCGGATGTTGACGCGGATGTTGATGCGGAAGTTGATGTTGATGCGGAAGTTGATGCGGATGAGGAGATAAATGAACAAGTGAATGAAGATGtaccatttttatttccaaGTTATAATCGCTCTAATATTccaaaatttcaaaaaaatagaagaaaatattttaacatttttaataacactTCCTTTGATTACAATAGTGACGACAACTTGGACTACAGTGCGGACTTTAGTCTTAACCACAATAACGACTATGATTGGAAGCATTTATTTAATCGACGTTACAACAAAGATCGTCGTTACCTGTATAGCAATGAAATGAAGTTAAAGAGAAATTTTTCGGACTGTAGGAAAAATATCGAAGAAGAACACGTACCAGTTATGCGAAATTTGGAAAagacaaaatttaaaaatatgtcccaaggaaaaaacaatatttggaataaattttttaaaaaagagagCAGAAATATTgggaaaaataattatgaaaatgttAGAAGAAAGgatttttatcaaaatagCTTAATGAGTACTTATTTTGacacaaaattaaaagataataatataaatgggaaaaaatcATCAATTTTAACGGACCACAATGTGAATCTCTTCAAGGGTACGTTTAGGTCCTTGCCAAATATTAACAGTTTGAATGAGCACATTTGGAATAACAAATACAGTGGTCACAACGACAGTGCAAATAACGACAGTGCAAATAACGACAGTGGTCACAACGACAGTGCAAACAACGACAGTGCAAACAACGACAGTGGTCACAACGACAGTGCAAACAACGACAGTGCAAACAACGACAGTGGTCACAACGACAGTGCAAATAACTACAGTGCAAATAACGacaacagtaataataataacactGACGCGCATTACTACCGCAGTAAACACAAATCCGGGGAATTGTTTAGCTTAAAGAATGTGCGCGATGATTTCAGTTATCATCGCTACAACAACATTCCGAGTTCTCCCACGGGTATACCGTCTTCATCATCTTCAGCTGCTGCCGTTACCAGAATGGGAAATGCTACAAGTGATTGCCATATGATGAGTAGGCAGAAAGTAAgtgtatgtaaaaaaatagaaatagttaaaaaaaatgaagtaaattcaaaaagaaaattaattgATCATTTGCGCACCaatgtattattaaacaaatatttcCAGCAGTTTAACAACTctgtttttcaaaataatgataataatatcagCAACAGTACTGGAAGTAATATcggaaataatattattagtcGTACTACCAATAATATGGGCAATCGTGTTAGCTATCGTACTACCAATAACGCGGGAAATCGTATTGGCAGTAGTGCAAGCAGTAACGCGAGCAGTAATGCGAGCATAAATAAAGTTTTCAACAATTACAATAGTAGCAATTATAGTAGTAAAAATTTTCGTGAGTCACCGTCTAAGTTTTATGGCTTCGACAAAATGAGTAAAATTAGAAATTTAAAAACGCAAAACGAAATAATCAATTTTCATgaagtagaaaaaaataattcaacaATGCTGGGTTTATTACcattggaaaaaaaaaatagaaaattttcGGATAGGAATAATGTGGTCAGTTGGAGGAACTGCAATAATAACAATGGCATTATTAGCGGAAATATATGTAACGATGGTGGAAACATATGTAAGggaaaaatgaatgaaaataaatacataatttacaaaaaattaaataatggaaataaaaacaaaaaatttatgaataatattatcgACCTGGATGatttatatggaaaaaatggtGCACTTTATGAACAGTCGTCAGATTATGATagaaagaaggaaaaaatgatgaaaaataaaaatgctatattaaatttttacaacGAAATAGGAAATAGGGATAGAAGTGTTAACCCTATATTAtctttagaaaaaaaaaaggatgatCAAATGGTTAGTTATATAATAGATGTGGAAAAAgcttatgaaaataaatatttactatatGATGACGATAATTGCGCTATAAACAGAAgaaacaattttaatttaaacgGTGCTATGAACAGTAATATGCGTATTACTATGAACAGTAGTGTAAAAAACAGTGTAAACAATCATATTAATAGTAGTATAAACAAATGTATAAACAGTTGCgtaaataacaatataaatagtactatttgtaataatataaatagtgATAGCATTAGCTGCGTGCATTTggaaaagaggaaaaatgaaaaaaaaaaatttaacgtTGTCCATGATTTAAATAGAGGAGGTAGAGGTGAACATATCATGTATAATGACCACAAAAGGATGATAGAAAATTACAAAGAGAGCACTTTTAAAGCGCATGCGCAAAATTTATCATCAACCTCCCTTAAGTACAAAAAGGTCAATAAGTTTTACATTCAAGAAAGGAGGATGAACAGCAATATTGCACAAAGGTGccctaataaaaatataaaaaaaagtactatGTTTTACAAGTATGATATTCACCATAGGAATGATGTACGTGATGATATAAGCGATGACGAAAGTTTAAGCGGGAGTATAAACGCGAGTGATGACCGAAGCAGTGACGACGGCAGAGATGGAAAAAAATGCTTCCCACAATATAAGTATCTTAAGTGTAATGATGCACTAGGAAAGAAGAATACGCATGGAAATTTATTGCATTgcagtaaaaagaaaatagaagaaatgagtgataaagaaaatgagtattatatgtataataaatataatttttctgcaaaaaaaaataaaaataacaaatacaATTACAGTTATAATTACAATGATAACACtctttgtaataaaaatgaattagaaaaaatatcacaaattgaaaatattatatccaaaaaaatgaaattggGAAAAATATCAGGAGCGCAAAGAGGGAATAGTAAGAAGCGTACTACGTCtactactaataataataacgacGACGATGatgatagtaataacaatattaataacaataatgataACATTAAAAGCTATAACAGTAATAGGAATaggaataattataatggTAATAACTACAGTAATAACTATGGTAATAACTACGGTAATAATCACAGTAATAACTACAGTAATAACTACAGTAATAACTACAGTTgtgataacaataataatagtaataataacaatgaaGATGATGAAAGTGACATTTATAACAATATTGAATTTGATCGAATTAAAGTACATAATATTCTTGCCGGTACAATAAACCTAGAAAATAAAGATGAgagtataattaataatatactaGAATTAGAAAGACGAAAATATACTATCAATTGTattatggaaaaattaagaagaagagaaaacgatatagaatatattagtgatatagaaaaagaaataaaaaataaaatgaatgcTAATATTTATGATTTATATTCAGATAAGacaacatataatatatataacaccAAAATGTGTGTAAACTATTTCCTTGAGGAGAAAATGCATTCCCAGGAAAACaaagaatttattaaaaattttttcgttgaaaaaaaaaatacaaaaaatatttattttatgcaagtatttaaaaaaaacaaaaataaagataaaaaaaatggaaagaagaaaaatctTTGTTTTCCAAATGGGAAAGATCACACAAATAATGGAATAGAAGAAAATGCTAGCAGTAAGGAAAAAGCGGAGGAGGAACAAATCGGCACAGCAAAACAGCAGCAAAATGGCGGCAAATCAGATAGGCAACAAAATAATGGTATATCAGAGGAGGAAAAGTTATCATTATCAGCTGCTTCCTCATCCTGTTCCGCCGCGGTTAATCAGCTCTTGGAGGTGGAAGGGGAATCATATAAGGAAAACACAATAGTAgggaaaaaagaagcaaaagaGGCAAAAGAACTGGGAGAAAGCGAAAAAATTGGTGACACAGAAGATATTACTAGTAATACTCGTGAAGGGAAAGAAATAGATGGAGGAAAATATAACAGTGAGAACAAAATGaactattttaattataaaataaatttcataaagcacaaattttatatttttgaaaaagacGAAAACAAAAAGGAAGATAGTAACAACTTAATTTCGAATATAAATGACCAAGTGGAAAAAAACACAGACGAAAATCTGGACCTCTTAGTGGATGACagtgttaataatttttcccaaaatgaaaaatgctTAAAGGAgcaaaatgaagaaataaagGTAACATATACAGGGGAGGAGGAAGCGGAATGGAAGGGAACATGTCAGAAGGTCGAACAAGAGAGGAAACAATTGGGGGAGGAAATGACGAATGTACATAGTAATCTTGCAAAGATAGGACAAGGAGGGGTAGGAGAAGGAGTGAGAGAAGGTGGTAGCAATTATGAGGAGCTTGACTATGAAGATGAACAATATAACCTAATTGAAGATGTAATAGGAATTGATAAAGAACTAGATGAGAAGAAAAGGGATACAGATCCAAGTTCAGAATTTGAAGAACAGGATATGAATGAGGATATTGTAGAAGCAAATGGGggaaatttgaaaatttttggaaaattgagaaatttggaaaaattagaaaatatagaaaatgatAAGCATAAATTCGTACATTTCCCTATGCAAGAACACATATATGCAGTaaggaaaaatgaagaaagtTATATTCATATGGGAGATGAAGATGAGGAGGATGACATTGATGAATATGACGATGAGGATGATGACGAGGATGAGGAGGAAGAAGAGGATGAGGAGGAGGAAGAGGAAGACGAAGAAGACGAAGAGAAAAACGAAAACGGAAACAAAAACGAagatgataatgataatgaaaaggagattaaaataaacaaagagACGGTAAAACAAGAAATAGTAAATGTGGAGGGGCAACAAAATGGTGTTGCCGTTGATGTTGAGGAAGGGACGAAACCCAAAGAgcaaaagaatatttttactgAAGAAAAACAGTTAACTGTGAAGAAGGAATGTGAAGAAGGAAATGAAGATAACGTTGTAGCAAAAGGGAAAGAAGTTAAAGGTATAGAAAATAATGTATACAGTTGTATTGACTGTGATGAAGTGGAAATAGAAAAGCAGGAGCAGAAGCAGGAAcagaaacagaaaaaaaagaacggTGAGGACGATATGAAAGAAGAAGATAAAGAACAAAAGAAGATTGAAGAAGTTATTGAAATTTTTGAGGAGGAacaaaatcaaaaaaaaggaaatttcaaaataaaagttgAGGACGAATTTGAAGAAGTAATCGAAAAGAGGAGTTgcacaaaatataaagacaAACACACTAATAGAATTAagaattattacaattatgaagatttaaaaaaggagTATGAAGAAAAGCAATATAGTAAcaatactaataataatagtagagGTAGTATTATACGctgtaaaaaagaagagtGTTATGAAGAAGATGACGATATAGAGGAggtttataataattataaacatttttttgaaaagaataattttaaaaaggatCTAATACATCGAAGTAATGATAGaagtagtaacaataataacaatggAAATAGTAACCAGAGTAtcagtattaataataataatactttcTTCACACAGAAGGAAAGCTTCGGTAAAAATACTACATGTACGCCTAGCAGCTCGTTGGGAAATATTAacggaaaaaatatattaataaaagatatgCTACATGAGAATAATCAATATGTACATGATTACTGTGATATAGAAGACAGTTTGAAGTACAAAATGTTAggacaaaaacaaaaatatagaattgaaaaaataaaaaaaaaaataaaaaaaaacaaaaagttaACAAAAGAAGACTTTAAAGTTTTATCCGAATTATTAcatcataaatttttactaaatgaaataaatgcAATTGGTAATTATCAAGTTAGTTATAAAAactattttgatatattagaattagaagaatataaattaaggaaggatatattaaatatgtattgtGAATGTTTATCCATTGGATTGACAACACAAGAAAAGGAATTCTTAACTGAGTTTCAACTCCTTATGCCTGATGTAAATATCATGGAcgacaaaaatatattgtatattttgcGACACTcgaagaatgaaaaaaaatgcgtcttcaaatattttttggaaaaaaaggataaactGTAA
- the PmUG01_07021900 gene encoding conserved Plasmodium protein, unknown function: MFLPPPFIFLRLVLVYFSLFYFCLSEDFEKIEYAQDVTKIKYYDFTKHIDKTYLYKYVGKPILQELTITVKVLKNNGEDKILFFPKKKSFMKISGDWADYPKENDEMVCLAFVYKKDLIKKETLKCPENTFSSGSTYKVCYKENNYSIRNLFLYFELSQSYLEKLFLLFNIPVVVNTDNSVVYYTNNKKKSKDEKPLLDLHVCYKSNEELVSYLGKVIFNSYPIDIERNVNKYDIIYTQSFLTSNWEYNMYIKGEYITSYNRLVFIKIPRDYDDKVKLKCPAFWNYAIMGAGGLNKIKKKDKTNLTQNKVHYFFSNYYDDTSSKYYIPFLKSDDLQTNENYLICLYSDENDFEGMDIVNVHFYINTTDSIILIFLIIFVIVFLPLLFSMTYLCVLFKMNALKIKMHKLQLLNRKDEIEDRLKRELRLDQYECI; the protein is encoded by the coding sequence ATGTTTTTGCCTcctccttttatttttttgcgcTTAGTACTTGTTTATTTTAGcttattttacttttgtttAAGTGaagattttgaaaaaatcGAGTATGCACAGGACGtgacaaaaataaaatactatGATTTCACAAAACATATTgacaaaacatatttatataaatatgtaggAAAACCGATATTACAGGAATTGACTATAACAGTTAAAGTGTTGAAAAATAATGGTgaagataaaatattattttttccaaaaaaaaaaagttttatgaaaatatcaGGAGACTGGGCTGATTATCCAAAAGAGAATGATGAAATGGTATGTTTAGCTTTTGTATATAAGaaagatttaataaaaaaagaaacattaAAATGTCCAGAAAATACTTTTTCCTCAGGAAGTACTTATAAAGTTtgttataaagaaaataattatagcataagaaatttatttttatattttgaattatcACAGAGTTATTTGGAAAAgctatttctattatttaatatacctGTCGTAGTTAATACAGACAATTCTGTAGTATATTATacgaataataaaaagaaatcaaAAGATGAAAAACCTTTATTAGATTTACACGTTTGTTATAAATCTAATGAAGAACTAGTATCCTATTTAggaaaagttatatttaattccTACCCTATAGATATCGAaagaaatgtaaataaatatgatatcatatatacacaatCTTTTTTAACATCCAACTGggaatataatatgtatattaaaggCGAATATATAACATCGTACAATCGACTAgtgtttattaaaattccTCGAGATTATGAcgataaagtaaaattaaaatgccCAGCATTTTGGAATTATGCTATAATGGGAGCAGGAGGTTTAAAcaagataaagaaaaaggacAAAACGAATTTAACACAAAATAaagtacattattttttttcgaattATTATGATGATACTTCATCCAAGTATtatattccatttttaaaaagtgatGATTTGCAAAcgaatgaaaattatttaatttgtttatattctGATGAAAACGATTTCGAGGGAATGGATATTGTaaatgttcatttttatatcaacACAACAGATTCaatcattttaatttttttgataatttttgttattgttTTTCTTCCTCTCCTTTTTTCAATGACCTATCTCTGTGTACTTTTCAAAATGAACGCCTTAAAGATCAAAATGCATAAATTACAACTTCTAAATAGAAAAGATGAAATTGAAGATAGATTAAAAAGGGAGTTACGCTTGGATCAATACGAGTGTATTTAG